A window of the Tunturibacter empetritectus genome harbors these coding sequences:
- a CDS encoding carbon-nitrogen hydrolase gives MTTTNKTTPNKRIGLIQMSCVPDTAANLDKAADRVREAARAGANVICLPELFRAQYFCQREEHALFDTAESIPGPSTERLCAVAKEEKVVVIASLFERRASGLYHNTAAILETDGSIKGIYRKMHIPDDPLYYEKFYFTPGDLGFKAMKTTQGDIGTLVCWDQWYPEAARETALRGANTLFYPTAIGWHPSEKAEYGDAQYSAWQTTQRAHAISNGVFVGAVNRVGHEHGDVIHNGVEMVGPGDHTPQSGLEFWGGSFIADPFGRLIAQASHDKEEILIAEIDLKLQEDTRRNWPFLRDRRIDAYNGITSRFID, from the coding sequence ATGACGACAACGAACAAGACAACCCCCAACAAACGCATCGGCCTCATTCAGATGTCCTGCGTCCCCGACACCGCAGCCAACCTCGACAAAGCAGCCGACCGTGTCCGCGAAGCCGCCCGCGCCGGAGCTAACGTCATCTGCCTCCCCGAGCTCTTCCGCGCCCAATACTTCTGCCAGCGCGAAGAGCACGCCCTCTTCGACACCGCCGAGTCCATCCCCGGCCCCTCCACCGAGCGCCTCTGCGCCGTCGCCAAAGAAGAGAAAGTAGTCGTCATCGCGTCTCTGTTCGAGCGCCGCGCCTCCGGTCTCTACCACAACACCGCCGCGATCCTCGAAACCGACGGCAGCATCAAGGGCATCTACCGCAAGATGCACATCCCCGACGACCCGCTCTACTACGAAAAGTTCTACTTCACCCCCGGCGACCTGGGCTTCAAAGCCATGAAGACCACCCAGGGGGACATCGGCACCCTCGTCTGCTGGGACCAGTGGTACCCCGAAGCCGCCCGCGAGACCGCCCTCCGCGGAGCCAACACCCTCTTCTACCCCACCGCCATCGGCTGGCACCCCTCCGAGAAAGCCGAGTACGGCGACGCCCAGTACTCCGCCTGGCAGACCACCCAGCGCGCCCACGCCATATCGAACGGAGTCTTCGTCGGTGCCGTCAACCGCGTAGGCCACGAGCACGGCGACGTCATTCACAACGGTGTCGAGATGGTTGGCCCCGGCGACCACACCCCGCAATCCGGCCTAGAATTCTGGGGTGGCAGCTTCATCGCCGATCCCTTCGGCCGTCTCATCGCGCAAGCCAGCCACGACAAAGAAGAGATTCTCATCGCCGAGATCGACCTCAAGCTCCAGGAAGACACTCGCCGCAACTGGCCCTTCCTCCGCGACCGCCGCATCGACGCCTACAACGGCATCACCAGCCGCTTCATCGACTAG
- a CDS encoding aldo/keto reductase, with product MQYKTLGDTGLLVSTLCFGTMTFHGGTGLFRAIGTVDQSGADELIKASVDAGINFFDTADVYSEGESEKALGQSLKNLNTPRHSVVIATKVFGRTGQGRNEVGASRGHIMDAVEASLRRLQTDHIDLYQIHGNDFITPIEETLRALDTLVNSGKVRYIGVSNWHAWKIAKALGISQFKNLARFDTLQAYYSIAGRDLERDLVPLLEAEKTGLLVWSPLAGGLLSGKFSRDNQRPEGSRRSEFDFPLVDKERTWRILDVMAPIAKAHNCSPARISLAWLLAKPVVTSIIIGAKRLDQLNDNLAAVDLKLTADELKQLDEVSALPPEYPGWMLPFQNVNRLEPIARTVPVTPKN from the coding sequence ATGCAATACAAAACTCTCGGTGACACCGGCCTTCTCGTCTCCACTCTCTGCTTCGGCACCATGACCTTCCACGGCGGCACAGGCCTCTTCCGCGCCATCGGCACCGTCGATCAGTCCGGAGCCGACGAACTCATCAAGGCCTCCGTCGACGCCGGCATCAACTTCTTCGACACCGCCGACGTCTACTCCGAAGGCGAGAGCGAAAAAGCCCTCGGCCAGTCCCTCAAAAATCTCAACACCCCCCGCCACAGCGTAGTCATCGCCACCAAGGTCTTCGGCCGCACCGGCCAGGGCCGCAACGAAGTCGGCGCCTCCCGCGGCCACATCATGGATGCTGTCGAAGCTAGCCTCCGCCGCCTCCAGACCGACCACATCGACCTCTACCAGATCCACGGCAACGACTTCATCACCCCAATCGAAGAGACCCTCCGCGCCTTGGACACGCTGGTCAATTCTGGCAAGGTCCGCTACATCGGCGTCTCCAACTGGCATGCCTGGAAGATCGCTAAAGCCCTCGGTATCTCCCAGTTCAAAAACCTCGCCCGCTTCGACACCCTCCAGGCCTACTACTCCATCGCTGGCCGCGACCTCGAACGCGATCTTGTCCCCCTGCTCGAAGCCGAGAAGACCGGCCTCCTTGTCTGGAGCCCCCTCGCCGGCGGCCTGCTCTCCGGCAAGTTCTCCCGCGACAATCAGCGCCCCGAAGGCTCCCGCCGCTCCGAGTTCGACTTCCCCCTCGTCGACAAAGAACGCACCTGGCGCATCCTCGACGTCATGGCCCCCATCGCCAAGGCCCACAACTGCAGCCCCGCACGCATCTCCCTCGCCTGGCTCCTCGCCAAGCCCGTCGTCACCTCCATCATCATCGGAGCCAAACGCCTCGACCAACTCAACGACAACCTCGCCGCCGTCGACCTCAAGCTCACCGCAGACGAACTCAAGCAGCTCGACGAAGTCAGCGCTCTGCCGCCCGAATACCCCGGCTGGATGCTCCCCTTCCAAAACGTCAACCGCCTCGAGCCCATAGCCCGCACCGTCCCAGTCACGCCAAAGAACTAG
- a CDS encoding glutamine synthetase family protein — protein sequence MLSEFRDFLELSYGELEDLNLAAKEQRRKRVDADVIREERLKYLTDERRIKAVTVLFSDLEGRLHMLDYDKKFLVKSYDNLTFDGSSIRGFTAQRESDLRLGIDWSAFYWVPADIFGAGKVMVFGEVIDKNGATYSADIRGVLKAFSQELFDKNGYTLNAANEIEGFLFEGIDAERSYHETGSFEYVNKGGYYHSLPGDPLREFIDTTAEVQRAMGFENEKDHPEVAPSQFEINYSYGEVVAAADQIQLYKLICRQVATQMGMTASFLPKPVVGVNGSGMHTNISITKGGKNLFWDPKGEEKISKMAWQFTDRILTHGNDICLLLNASVNAYRRLDPHFEAPNQIKASATDRGSMVRIPIGNEKSARVEVRSVGPDANPYLVLYSIFKSGLHGNTAKIKNLRQAERYLPDNVYTALENFRAAEWTTELLGEDVKARYADLKQASADRCARLLGTIVKAPEVQFHHDVYNQLLWNIF from the coding sequence ATTTTGAGCGAATTTCGTGATTTTCTGGAGCTTTCGTATGGCGAACTCGAGGATCTGAACCTGGCGGCGAAGGAGCAGCGCAGGAAGCGAGTTGACGCTGATGTGATTCGGGAGGAGCGGTTGAAGTATTTGACCGACGAGAGACGGATCAAGGCGGTGACGGTGCTGTTCAGCGATCTTGAAGGCCGTCTGCACATGCTGGACTACGATAAGAAGTTCCTAGTGAAGAGCTATGACAATCTGACCTTTGATGGCTCGTCGATTCGCGGATTTACGGCGCAGCGGGAGAGCGATCTGCGGCTCGGGATCGACTGGAGCGCGTTTTACTGGGTGCCGGCGGATATATTCGGCGCAGGCAAGGTGATGGTGTTCGGCGAGGTAATCGACAAGAACGGCGCGACATACAGCGCAGATATTCGCGGAGTACTGAAGGCGTTTTCGCAGGAGCTGTTTGATAAGAACGGATACACGCTGAACGCGGCGAATGAGATTGAAGGGTTCCTGTTTGAGGGAATCGATGCGGAACGGAGCTATCACGAGACGGGCAGTTTCGAGTATGTGAATAAGGGCGGGTACTATCACTCGCTGCCTGGCGATCCGCTGCGGGAGTTTATTGACACTACTGCGGAAGTGCAGCGGGCGATGGGTTTTGAGAATGAGAAGGACCATCCTGAGGTTGCGCCTTCACAGTTCGAGATCAACTACAGCTATGGTGAGGTCGTGGCGGCTGCAGACCAGATTCAGCTTTATAAGCTGATCTGTAGACAGGTGGCGACGCAGATGGGGATGACGGCGAGCTTTCTGCCGAAGCCTGTGGTGGGGGTGAATGGCAGCGGCATGCATACGAATATCTCGATTACCAAGGGCGGGAAGAATCTGTTCTGGGATCCGAAGGGCGAGGAGAAGATCTCGAAGATGGCGTGGCAGTTTACGGATCGCATTTTGACGCATGGCAACGATATTTGCCTACTGCTAAATGCGAGTGTAAATGCGTATCGCCGGCTGGATCCTCATTTTGAAGCGCCGAATCAGATCAAGGCTTCGGCAACGGATCGTGGGTCGATGGTTCGGATTCCGATCGGGAACGAGAAGTCGGCGCGGGTGGAGGTTCGATCGGTCGGGCCGGATGCGAATCCTTACCTGGTGCTGTACTCGATCTTTAAGAGCGGGCTGCATGGCAATACCGCGAAGATAAAGAACCTGCGTCAGGCGGAGCGTTATCTGCCGGACAACGTCTACACGGCACTGGAGAACTTCCGTGCGGCGGAGTGGACGACGGAGCTGCTGGGCGAGGATGTGAAGGCTCGGTACGCAGATCTGAAGCAGGCTTCTGCGGATCGCTGTGCGCGGCTTCTGGGGACGATCGTGAAGGCTCCTGAGGTGCAGTTCCATCACGATGTTTATAACCAGCTGCTATGGAATATCTTCTAA
- a CDS encoding SIMPL domain-containing protein, translating into MDTERSSLFAPAAMVGVCLLLGLVVGGWVLGSQIKDLKLADRYVTVKGLVERTVKSDTAIWPVSFKEAGNDLPQVFAKSETDKNSVLKFFAVQGVQPNEISVGQIKVTDKLANEYGGNNTGPRYIVEQTVTVQSKDVDKIAKAGQKTAELVQAGIVVGGGNGQQGGIRYQFTGLNALKPDMITEATRNARASADRFAADSGSQVGSIRSANQGVFSISAAESGAAAGDEGGSGGNDADASIMKKVRVVATVDYYLVR; encoded by the coding sequence TTGGATACGGAACGGTCTTCCTTGTTTGCTCCCGCGGCGATGGTGGGAGTTTGTCTGCTGCTAGGTTTGGTGGTGGGCGGATGGGTGTTGGGGTCGCAGATCAAGGACCTGAAGCTGGCGGATCGTTATGTGACGGTGAAGGGGCTGGTGGAGCGGACGGTGAAGTCGGATACGGCCATCTGGCCGGTGAGCTTCAAGGAGGCGGGGAACGATCTGCCCCAGGTGTTTGCGAAGAGTGAAACGGATAAGAACTCGGTGCTGAAGTTTTTTGCGGTGCAGGGAGTGCAGCCGAACGAGATTTCGGTGGGGCAGATCAAGGTGACGGACAAACTGGCGAATGAGTATGGCGGGAACAATACGGGGCCGCGATACATCGTGGAGCAGACGGTGACGGTGCAGTCGAAGGATGTGGATAAGATCGCGAAGGCAGGGCAGAAGACGGCGGAACTGGTGCAGGCGGGGATTGTAGTCGGCGGAGGGAACGGGCAGCAGGGCGGGATTCGGTATCAGTTTACGGGACTGAATGCGTTGAAGCCGGACATGATTACGGAGGCGACACGGAATGCGCGGGCTTCTGCGGATCGGTTTGCGGCGGACTCGGGGAGCCAGGTGGGCTCGATTCGGTCGGCGAACCAGGGAGTGTTTTCGATCTCGGCTGCTGAGAGTGGCGCGGCCGCGGGGGATGAGGGTGGCAGCGGCGGGAACGATGCGGACGCAAGCATCATGAAGAAGGTACGCGTGGTTGCGACGGTGGACTACTACCTGGTTCGATAA
- a CDS encoding NADP-dependent isocitrate dehydrogenase, with protein MQTSYNGISVPANGQAIEYNNGKFTIPDHPIIPFIEGDGTGRDIWKASQRVFDAAVAKAYGGKRSVAWYEVLAGEKAYRQTKNWLPDDTVKATVDFRVSIKGPLTTPVGGGIRSLNVALRQLMDLYQCVRPVKYYAGVPSPVKHPEKLNVVIFRENTEDIYAGIEFREGTPEAQKFIAFVNDDMLKGTKKKIRLDSGVGVKPISITGSKRLVRAAIQYALDNKRKTVTLVHKGNIQKFTEGAFREWGYEVASQEFREQTVTERESWILGNVEANPKLTAEENAALIEPGIEFAAKEFGEEVIAEVKSVLASIGASHGAGKWKTKILINDRIADSIFQQIILRPEDYSVLATTNLNGDYISDAAAAQVGGLGIAPGGNIGDGYAVFEATHGTAPKYADKDVINPGSVILSGVMLFDFLGWTEAARLIESSMEKTIGQKFVTYDFERGMQGATKAKTSEFATRMIENM; from the coding sequence ATGCAAACGAGCTACAACGGAATTTCAGTGCCGGCGAATGGGCAGGCGATCGAGTACAACAACGGAAAGTTTACGATTCCCGATCATCCGATTATTCCGTTTATTGAAGGAGATGGAACGGGGCGGGATATCTGGAAGGCCTCGCAGCGGGTGTTCGATGCTGCGGTGGCAAAGGCTTATGGCGGTAAGCGGTCGGTGGCGTGGTATGAGGTGCTGGCAGGGGAGAAGGCTTATCGCCAGACGAAGAACTGGTTGCCGGATGACACGGTGAAAGCAACGGTGGACTTTCGCGTGTCGATCAAAGGACCATTGACGACGCCGGTGGGCGGGGGGATTCGCAGCCTGAATGTTGCGTTGCGACAGTTGATGGATCTTTATCAGTGCGTCCGGCCAGTGAAGTACTATGCAGGCGTGCCGAGTCCAGTGAAGCATCCGGAGAAGCTGAATGTGGTGATCTTCCGCGAGAACACCGAGGATATCTACGCCGGGATCGAGTTTCGCGAAGGGACGCCCGAGGCTCAGAAGTTCATCGCGTTTGTGAACGATGACATGCTGAAGGGGACCAAGAAGAAGATCCGGTTGGACTCGGGTGTGGGGGTAAAGCCGATCTCAATTACAGGATCGAAGCGGCTGGTGCGAGCGGCGATTCAGTATGCGTTGGACAACAAACGCAAGACAGTGACGCTGGTACACAAAGGGAATATCCAGAAGTTCACCGAGGGAGCGTTCCGCGAGTGGGGGTACGAGGTTGCGTCGCAGGAGTTTCGCGAGCAGACGGTAACGGAGCGGGAGAGCTGGATTCTGGGGAACGTGGAGGCGAATCCAAAGCTGACTGCCGAGGAGAATGCTGCGCTGATTGAACCGGGTATTGAGTTCGCGGCGAAAGAGTTTGGCGAAGAGGTGATTGCTGAGGTCAAGTCGGTTCTGGCTTCGATCGGTGCGTCGCACGGCGCTGGCAAGTGGAAGACGAAGATCTTGATCAACGACCGGATTGCGGATTCGATCTTTCAGCAGATTATCTTGCGGCCTGAGGACTACAGCGTGTTGGCGACGACGAATCTGAACGGGGATTACATCTCGGATGCTGCAGCGGCTCAGGTAGGCGGGTTGGGCATTGCGCCGGGTGGCAATATCGGCGATGGATATGCTGTGTTTGAGGCGACACATGGGACTGCGCCGAAGTATGCCGATAAGGATGTGATCAATCCCGGTTCGGTGATTCTTTCGGGTGTGATGCTGTTTGATTTTCTTGGCTGGACGGAGGCTGCGCGGTTGATTGAGTCTTCGATGGAAAAGACGATTGGGCAGAAGTTCGTGACGTATGACTTTGAACGTGGGATGCAGGGAGCGACGAAGGCCAAGACTAGCGAATTTGCGACGCGCATGATCGAGAATATGTAA
- the mdh gene encoding malate dehydrogenase: MRKKVTIVGSGNVGATAAHWIAAKELADVVLLDVVEGVPQGKALDLLQAMPIEKRDCSIIGTNDYADTANSDVVVITAGIARKPGMSRDDLLTTNHGIMSKVVGEVVKASPNTIIIVVSNPLDAMAQTAFKHAGLPRERVIGMAGVLDSARFRTFIAEELKVSVENVTAFVLGGHGDTMVPLSRYSTVAGIPITELIEPTRLKELETRTANGGAEIVKHLKTGSAYYAPSAAAVEMVEAILKDKKKILPCAAYLQGEYGISGLYVGVPCKLGAKGLEQIIEIKLTPEEQAALQKSADSVKELCTVIGVA, translated from the coding sequence ATGCGGAAGAAGGTAACGATTGTTGGTTCGGGAAATGTTGGAGCGACGGCGGCGCATTGGATTGCGGCGAAGGAGCTTGCGGATGTTGTGCTGCTCGATGTTGTGGAGGGTGTGCCGCAGGGCAAGGCGCTCGATCTGCTGCAGGCGATGCCGATCGAGAAGCGCGATTGCAGCATCATCGGAACCAACGATTATGCGGATACGGCGAACTCCGATGTGGTGGTAATTACGGCGGGGATTGCGCGCAAGCCGGGGATGAGCCGAGATGATTTGCTGACAACGAATCATGGGATTATGTCGAAGGTTGTGGGCGAAGTGGTCAAGGCGTCGCCGAATACGATCATCATCGTGGTATCGAATCCGCTGGATGCGATGGCGCAGACGGCGTTCAAACATGCAGGCTTGCCGCGTGAGCGCGTGATTGGAATGGCTGGCGTGCTGGATTCGGCGCGGTTTCGGACGTTTATTGCTGAGGAGTTGAAGGTGTCGGTTGAGAATGTAACTGCGTTTGTTCTGGGCGGACATGGCGACACGATGGTTCCGCTGTCGCGGTACTCGACTGTAGCTGGGATTCCGATTACGGAGTTGATTGAACCGACTCGGCTGAAGGAGTTGGAGACACGTACGGCCAATGGTGGCGCGGAGATTGTGAAGCACCTGAAGACGGGGTCGGCTTACTATGCTCCTTCGGCTGCGGCGGTAGAGATGGTTGAGGCGATCCTGAAGGACAAGAAGAAGATTCTGCCTTGCGCGGCTTATCTGCAGGGTGAGTATGGGATCTCAGGCTTGTATGTCGGCGTGCCCTGCAAGCTTGGGGCTAAGGGACTGGAGCAGATCATCGAGATCAAACTGACACCGGAGGAGCAGGCCGCGTTGCAGAAGAGCGCTGATTCGGTGAAGGAGCTTTGCACGGTGATTGGGGTGGCTTAG
- a CDS encoding peptidylprolyl isomerase, with translation MPTKPGTYATFKTTEGTIVCELFEKDAPETVANFIGLAEGTKEWNSRSKKGAKLYDGSIFHRVIPQFMIQGGDPEGTGMGGPGYKFADETKGSKHGFQEKGKLAMANAGPNTNGSQFFITVADTSWLTGKHTIFGQVVEGYDIVEKISKVSKDGMDRPKTPVVLESVTIERVA, from the coding sequence ATGCCCACCAAACCCGGCACCTACGCCACCTTCAAGACCACCGAAGGCACCATCGTCTGCGAACTCTTCGAAAAAGATGCGCCCGAGACCGTAGCCAACTTCATCGGCCTCGCCGAAGGTACCAAGGAGTGGAACAGCCGCAGCAAGAAAGGCGCCAAGCTCTACGATGGCTCCATCTTCCACCGCGTTATACCCCAGTTCATGATCCAGGGCGGCGACCCCGAAGGCACCGGTATGGGCGGCCCCGGCTACAAGTTCGCCGACGAGACCAAAGGCTCGAAGCATGGATTCCAGGAGAAGGGCAAGCTCGCCATGGCCAACGCCGGTCCGAACACCAACGGCAGCCAGTTCTTCATCACTGTCGCCGACACCAGCTGGCTCACAGGCAAACACACCATCTTCGGTCAAGTCGTCGAAGGCTACGACATTGTAGAAAAAATCTCCAAGGTCAGCAAAGACGGCATGGACCGCCCCAAAACCCCAGTCGTCCTCGAGTCCGTCACCATCGAACGCGTAGCTTAG
- a CDS encoding peptidylprolyl isomerase → MMLRTLALSLALAVSVQAQSTPAQSTPPPPADALPDAPSTTSNIKAPVVPTGPTAVIDTTMGRLTCKLYDKQAPITVANFIGLAEGTKDWTDPKTLQKMHRQPFYNGTTFHRVIPNFMIQGGDRVGDGTGDPGYFFQDEIDPDLTFDTPGLLAMANAGPGPSGGGTNGSQFFITETEVPQLNGKHTIFGQCDAHTALLVASIARVERNPNDKPLTPVVINRVTIVREGQPMPPEPVAPPAPATTPAAVAAPPK, encoded by the coding sequence ATGATGCTTCGTACTCTCGCACTCTCCCTGGCCCTAGCCGTATCCGTCCAGGCACAGTCGACCCCAGCACAGTCGACCCCACCGCCCCCAGCCGACGCTCTGCCCGACGCCCCCAGCACCACCAGCAACATCAAGGCCCCCGTCGTCCCCACCGGCCCCACTGCGGTCATAGACACCACCATGGGCCGGCTCACCTGCAAACTCTACGACAAGCAGGCACCCATCACCGTCGCCAACTTCATCGGTCTCGCCGAAGGCACCAAAGACTGGACCGACCCCAAGACCCTACAGAAGATGCACCGCCAGCCCTTCTATAACGGCACCACCTTCCACCGCGTCATTCCCAACTTCATGATCCAGGGTGGCGACCGCGTCGGCGACGGCACCGGCGACCCTGGCTACTTCTTCCAGGACGAGATCGACCCCGACCTCACCTTCGATACTCCAGGCCTCCTCGCCATGGCCAACGCCGGCCCCGGACCCTCCGGCGGCGGCACCAACGGCTCACAGTTCTTCATCACCGAAACAGAAGTCCCGCAGCTCAACGGCAAGCACACTATCTTCGGCCAGTGCGACGCCCACACCGCCCTGCTCGTCGCCTCCATCGCGCGCGTAGAACGCAACCCCAACGACAAGCCACTCACTCCAGTCGTCATCAATCGCGTCACCATTGTGCGCGAGGGCCAACCCATGCCGCCGGAGCCCGTGGCACCACCAGCGCCTGCGACGACACCCGCCGCCGTTGCCGCGCCGCCCAAATAA
- a CDS encoding CbtA family protein: MNKNKPSVIRGIVTGLTAGIIATLVMDQFQKLSAAAQKATEKQIKMSHGETEEHIAQEQAQKEQQAAEQEGSTEIVARKIAETTGTPLDDQDKKTAGQAVHYTFGTLMGVVYAVSSELIPEVTTGAGTAYGTLLFLAADEVAVPAFQLSPAPSNTPATDHLQHWAAHVVYGGSLELVRSLIRRLWR; this comes from the coding sequence ATGAACAAAAATAAACCTTCCGTCATTCGTGGAATCGTCACCGGCCTCACAGCAGGTATCATCGCCACGCTCGTCATGGATCAATTTCAAAAGCTGAGTGCCGCAGCCCAGAAAGCCACAGAAAAACAGATTAAAATGTCTCATGGTGAGACTGAAGAACACATCGCTCAGGAACAAGCCCAGAAGGAGCAGCAAGCCGCCGAACAGGAAGGTTCCACCGAGATCGTTGCCCGTAAGATCGCCGAAACAACAGGCACCCCTCTCGACGACCAGGATAAAAAGACCGCAGGCCAGGCAGTCCACTACACCTTCGGCACACTCATGGGCGTGGTCTACGCTGTCTCCTCCGAACTCATCCCCGAAGTCACCACCGGCGCAGGCACCGCTTACGGCACGTTGCTCTTCCTCGCCGCCGACGAGGTGGCAGTTCCAGCCTTCCAGCTCTCGCCCGCACCTTCGAACACGCCAGCCACCGATCACCTCCAACACTGGGCTGCTCACGTCGTCTATGGAGGCTCGCTCGAACTCGTTCGCAGCCTCATCCGCCGCCTCTGGAGGTGA
- a CDS encoding putative quinol monooxygenase, with product MAKFALYAELKAKPGKEADVEAFLKQGAEMAKAEAGTVHWYGFKEDKGGFFGVFDTFNDEAGRDAHLNGEIAKALMANAETLFSEAPKIHKISLIAEKV from the coding sequence ATGGCGAAGTTTGCGTTGTACGCGGAGTTGAAGGCAAAGCCGGGGAAAGAGGCGGATGTCGAGGCTTTCCTGAAGCAAGGTGCGGAGATGGCGAAGGCAGAGGCCGGGACCGTGCACTGGTATGGGTTCAAGGAAGATAAAGGTGGGTTCTTTGGAGTCTTTGACACCTTCAACGACGAGGCTGGGCGTGATGCGCATTTGAATGGTGAGATTGCGAAGGCGCTGATGGCGAATGCGGAGACGCTATTTTCGGAGGCTCCGAAGATTCACAAGATTAGCTTGATTGCGGAGAAGGTTTAG
- a CDS encoding dipeptidase produces MHKRGIFVSTLLTIAIHAPAQTNSPKSMTDPAAVHQSAIVIDTHADTPQRFVDEHWDFTDPLNGGMLNYSSAKQGNLAAQFFSIWVDPNQYPANASAHRTLALIDGTLEQVRKHPDKLALCVSADDIIATHAQGKFAVLMGIEGGHSIENDLGLLRDYYRLGVRYMTLTWSNTNNWADSSGDIDDEKVHHHNGLTPFGKQVVAEMNRLGMMIDISHVSDKTFWDVIATTRIPVIASHSSARALTHAARNMTDEMLLAMKKNNGVVMVNFFPAFIDENWRKAWAAQEPERKKAQQALEAEYKAKGLPVPYTASDKVDREFAAKIGRAPFNSLIDHFDHVIKVAGIDHVGIGTDFDGIPVPPAGIDSAADLPKVTAALMARGYTADDMHKLLGGNLLRVFREVQAASDHNP; encoded by the coding sequence ATGCACAAACGCGGCATCTTCGTCTCTACCCTGCTCACCATTGCCATCCACGCGCCAGCACAGACAAACTCCCCAAAATCAATGACCGATCCAGCCGCCGTCCACCAATCCGCCATCGTCATCGACACCCACGCCGATACCCCCCAACGCTTCGTCGACGAACACTGGGACTTCACCGATCCCCTCAACGGCGGCATGCTCAACTACTCGAGCGCCAAACAAGGCAACCTAGCCGCGCAGTTCTTCTCCATCTGGGTCGACCCCAACCAATACCCCGCAAACGCCAGCGCCCACCGCACTCTCGCGCTCATCGACGGCACCCTCGAGCAAGTCCGCAAACACCCCGACAAACTAGCCCTCTGCGTCTCCGCCGATGACATCATCGCCACTCACGCCCAAGGAAAGTTCGCCGTCCTCATGGGCATCGAAGGCGGCCACTCCATCGAAAATGACCTCGGCCTCCTCCGCGACTACTATCGCCTCGGCGTCCGCTACATGACCCTCACCTGGTCCAATACCAACAACTGGGCCGACTCCTCCGGCGACATCGACGACGAAAAAGTCCACCACCACAACGGCCTCACACCCTTCGGCAAACAAGTCGTCGCCGAGATGAATCGCCTCGGCATGATGATCGATATCTCCCATGTCTCTGACAAGACCTTCTGGGACGTCATCGCCACCACCCGCATACCAGTCATCGCCTCCCACTCCTCCGCACGCGCCCTCACTCACGCCGCGCGCAACATGACCGACGAGATGCTCCTCGCCATGAAGAAGAACAACGGCGTCGTCATGGTCAACTTCTTCCCCGCCTTCATCGACGAGAACTGGCGCAAAGCCTGGGCCGCACAAGAGCCCGAGCGGAAAAAGGCGCAGCAGGCACTTGAAGCCGAATACAAAGCCAAGGGCTTACCCGTTCCCTATACCGCCTCTGACAAAGTTGATCGCGAGTTCGCCGCAAAGATCGGCCGCGCCCCTTTCAACTCACTCATCGATCACTTCGACCACGTCATCAAGGTCGCTGGCATTGACCACGTCGGCATCGGCACCGACTTCGACGGCATACCCGTCCCACCCGCAGGAATCGACTCAGCAGCCGACCTACCCAAAGTGACCGCAGCCCTCATGGCTCGCGGCTACACTGCCGACGACATGCACAAACTGCTCGGAGGCAACCTGCTCCGCGTCTTCCGCGAAGTGCAAGCCGCCTCCGATCACAACCCATAA
- a CDS encoding GlcG/HbpS family heme-binding protein, with translation MIQLVDARRIIAAAEKKAEELGQPMNVAVVDQGGNLIAFERMTNAWLGSIDIAQKKAWTSRAFDITTKDLGDNSQSGHQFFGIHASNDGKVMIFAGGIPLKKEGKVVGAIGVSGGSGVQDHAVAEAGAAAL, from the coding sequence ATGATCCAACTAGTAGACGCCCGCCGCATCATCGCCGCAGCCGAAAAGAAAGCCGAAGAACTAGGCCAACCCATGAACGTAGCCGTAGTCGACCAGGGCGGCAACCTCATCGCCTTTGAGCGTATGACCAACGCCTGGCTCGGCTCCATCGACATCGCGCAGAAAAAGGCCTGGACCTCCCGCGCCTTCGACATCACCACCAAGGACCTCGGCGACAACTCCCAATCCGGCCATCAGTTCTTCGGCATCCACGCTTCGAATGACGGCAAGGTCATGATCTTCGCCGGCGGCATCCCTCTCAAGAAAGAGGGTAAGGTAGTAGGCGCCATCGGAGTCAGCGGAGGCTCCGGCGTACAGGACCACGCCGTAGCCGAAGCCGGCGCAGCCGCACTCTAG